The window GGGCAAGACGCTGCTCACCAAGGCTCTCGCCGAGTTTCtgttcgacgacgccaaggccATGATACGCTTCGACATGTCGGAATATCAGGAGCGCCATTCGCTGAGCCGAATGATCGGTGCACCACCCGGCTATGTCGGACACGATGCCGGAGGCCAGCTGACGGAAGCGCTGCGCCGGAAGCCCTTCTCCATTCTGCTCTTCGACGAGGTTGAGAAGGCGGCGAAGGAAGTCCTGACCGTTCTCTTGCAGCTCATGGACGACGGCAGAATcaccgacggccaaggcagAGTTGTTGATGCCAAGAactgcatcgtcgtcatgaCGTCgaacctcggcgccgagtTTCTCACCCGGCCCGGTGCCAAGGAGGGACGAGTGGATACGGGCACCCGGGAGCTCGTCATGGGCGCTCTCCGCAACTACTTCTTACCCGAGTTCCTCAACCGCATCAACTCGGTCGTCATCTTCAACAGGCTGACGCGGAAGGAGATTCGCAAGATCGTCGACCTTCGCATCAGCGAGATCCAGAAGAGACTCGAGGACAACGGGCGCAAGGTTCGGATCGAGgtctcggacgaggccaaggactACCTCGGAGCCTCGGGTTACTCGCCCGCGTACGGCGCTCGGCCGCTCGCTCGGCTCATCGAAAAGGAGGTGCTCAACAAACTGGCCATACTCATCTTGCGGAACAACATTCGTGACGGAGAGACGGCTTGCGTGGAGCTGAGTGACGGCAAGATTGTCGTACTCTCGAACCATCCAGATAGCGAGatgagcgacgacgacgagatgatgacggacgaagatgacgccgtcgacgaagtGGCCGGCGACAACATGGACGAAGACATTTACAGTTGATAAAAGGCATGACAGCTTTGCAGGATATCTTAAAACGGGCAGGGAAAGAGGAACGAAGGCGTTTTTTGGCGGCGGTTATCGTAGCGATGGTATGTCGAATCTAGCTGGCATAGATTGAATCCTGGCACCCTAGAGAACGAGCCACCTCTCCGTGACGAGCATGTGATTGTACCTCTCTAGTTGGCAATAGATTGAGCAAACCCCTCCGGGCTCTTCTCGCAAAACATGGCGTAAATCATTGTAGCATCTCTGTTGATACTGTGGCATCTCTGATGATACTGTAGCGTCTCTGTTGATACTGTGGCATCTATGTTGATACAGTATCATCTCTGTTGATACTGTAGCATCTCTGTCGTTGATATTGCGAATCTCCTACTTGTCCTTCTTGTCCCTCGAGGTTGTGGCTGGCTTGGCTCTGTAGCCTCCCGCCACGTAGACGCCAACCAGCTTCCACAGCACCCAGGCAAAGCCCagaccgacggcgagggcggttCCAATGCCGACCCAGTCCTCTCCCGCTGTTTTTAGGACAGGAACTGCCATGGGGCTCATGATCCTGTTTCCGCTTTCGGGCCGCGGTGTGAGGTGCCAAAACATGGCTTGCGAGTCAAACAGTTCATCGTATCCGAGCTGCATGCGATCAAAGGGGTTGGTGGAAAAGTCGGCATCGGTGCCGGAGTCGCAGGCCCAGAACACGGCCGGGTAGGGGACTTCGATGGGCACGTACCCGCTGGCGGACGGTTCGAGGTATCGAAGGTGGAGTggcatctcggccgtccaTGCCGAGCCTTCGTCCGAGACAGGAGGGGCCAGCTCCAACAGGACGGTAGAACCCCACGTATTTGTCGTGTACGCCGGCGCCTCTAGATCAACGGGAAGGCTTGCATATCGGGACGCCGTCAGGTTCTTGGAGGCTAGAAACAACTTGTCTTCGTACTGATACCGGTCGGCAAATATGAACTTGGGAAAGGTAAAGTACGCGTGGAGGGCGCATTCGGCATCTGGAACGGGCGGCTTGTTGGATGATATCCTCAGCTGCAGGGTTGGATGTAGTCCTGCGGGCGTCAAGAATTGGGATGAAAATGAGGCATCGCTTCGTCTGTGGCGAGATGGGTAAGAAAACAAGGCCGGAGACGGCTCCGTTTGCTCGCCCAAGACTGCCAGGAGGCCGGAGACTCCAAGTTCGTGCGGTTCAATATTGGGCGGTGCGTCCTTGGCAAATATGCCGACTTCGGTTCTCTGTTTGGACAATCGTgacacgtcgacggcgcgttCCTTCAGAGGCCAAAAGGCCGAAATCTTGATCGTGCCAGAAGCGACGCCGTACGACAAATCCACCGTCGCGGCAGTGCTCAAGGCCCGCAACCGTTTCTGGCAAAGAGAGTCGGTCTTTGGGCACAGTCTGTGCTTGTCAGAGTCGCTGACCAAGGCAGAAAGGTCCTCAAGCTGTTGGAAGAAGTAGAGCGACTGTGGGTCTGCCTGAGACTTTGTGAAAGCCTGGATTCGGGTCAACTTTGGAAAGGTGCAAGGGGGTATCGGATGAAAGAACCTCAGGGGACGTGCAGTCCAGTACGCCGAGCGTCCGCAAGAGTAAGCAGAGCTGCTCGCTGCGTGCCGTCAGTATGCCGACAAGCAGGAGAGGAGGACTGCACCAACGGGTCATGTGCCgctcgcgtcgacggcgtacAGAAGACATGAAGGCCTGGCGATGTACGGGAGCTGAAGGGATCCACTGTGTCGTAGTTGAGCGGGCTCGTCCATTTCAAGTGCAGTTCTCGGTACCCCTTCAACAGGCCGGCGAGTCCCTGGGGcagctcgtccagctcgaaTGTCAGCCGATCCTGCCGGCTTGCCTCGAGGTTGGGGCCCTGCAGGCCGGAATCCTTGATCGACAGCGCCGTGGGATCGAAGTCGGCGCCAGGGCCCTGGACAAAGGTGACTCGTTCGCGCATGTTGCCCAGCTGCAACGTGTCGTCGGTAGGAAATCAATCCCTGGCTGAATCGGTCACCGACGGTACGGACGATGCACCGTCGTAATCGATAAAGGAGCCTCTCGTAGCGGGACGGTATGAAGCCGCCTTGGAGAACTTTGGGGGACCGTTAGCAGTCTCCTCTCGGCCTTTGGGGATTCTTCGTAGCTTGGATGAGCGAGGTTGGTTGGTGCCTGTCGGTCAAGATGTTGCAAGCTTGGCCGTGAAGTCCAGGAGCTGCTGGCTCTAGTAGGTTAGTTTGGCCTGTGGTGTTCTTGGTGCCCCCGATCCACCCAATAGCGCGGCCTGCTGCCCTGAAGGCTGAGTGCTGTCACTGGGAAAGGCTGAAAGGGGTGGCAAGGAGATGGGCGGGGCGAAATGGACAATGTCCCCGGAACCTCGACGTCACGCCGTTGCATTCCTTCTGCACAAGTACCGGATACTTCCAAATTGCCATTTGGCCAACGGCACGGCACCACAACTTCACCCGTATGGAAGCTAACCGTGTTGGGGGCAgacttgtacatgcagtgTAAGTACGAATAGAGCGCTGATGCTGAAGTAGCAGGATACTGTTCCTAAAAAACCCTTTCCATCTATCACGTCCATCTCGGTATACACCTGCATGAACGCGACTTGGGATAATGCCTCCATGACAGCCTTCAGATCAACAACAAGACATGGACTGAGGCCATGTTTCCATCTCAGTGATGCAACGACTGTCATCATCGCTGCTCTCGGTGACGACCTTGAGATCGTTGCAAGTGATAGAACGAGAACGAGGCCATGGTTCGCTGCTTCAATCAACGGCCACCACCACAACCTTTCCCCAGACGACTTGTGAAATGTTTCGAAGCACCAAGTTCACGTGCTCGGTAGAGAGTTGCGAGACAACGATGCAAACGTGCAAGACAGCCCACATGGATGCGCTTCGAGCGAAACCGACATGCCGTCTTACGAATACGAGGGACCATGGTCGGGAGCCAGCATCATCACATTCTCACAGTCGCCATCCCTTTCATCTCATCATGGTGACACGGCAGGTGAAGTGACATCACCATCGTCACGGCAAcccttacaagtacaaccgGCAGCGAAATCGTTTATGCAGCTCGTCGGAATGGGAAGGAAGGTCatatggatggatggctgCAGCGCACGGCAGGCTTTTGCGAGCCTCCTGTGAGCCGACGCACTGTGGCaaggtgtacatgtgcgagcGCCGCTCATGCGCACGTTTTCGTGGGCTTGGAATGCGTCATGCGATATTGGTGGTCGAAGTGCTGAGACGGAACGCTTCCGGCGGTGAAGCATGCCTGATCGATCCCACGAGTCGGAGAAAAAGAAGCTTCGGTGCTCTGTTGGCTGAGTTTACGCTCGAGGACCGAGTGTGGGCACCCACCCTCCCCTTCGCCGAGAGTTTGCCTGTTGACGGCTTCAGCatcagcagcggcagcaaccTTGTTGCGGCCAAGTGCATGCAGTCAAGGTGAATATGGGATGAGAGACTCGATTCGGAATTCTCACGAGGCAGAGCAACGAAGCATTACTCGTACGAGGCTAGAGTCCTTCCAATCGCACGAGTGGCTTTGACGTCCAAAAGATCTGTTCAGTATCCCATCTTCCCTGCGCCCCATCACTTGGCCCCCCTCCGGCCTCGGGACGGGCGGCGTCATGGTTCGTGCTTATGCTGGCCGCATGGTGGTACGTACGAAGGCGCCACTGTTGGGAAGCTTGAGGAACGCAAGAGCTCCTGTCGATGGCAGCGCGTGGTTAAAGTGTCACCGATGGGCTTGACACATGACAG of the Drechmeria coniospora strain ARSEF 6962 chromosome 01, whole genome shotgun sequence genome contains:
- a CDS encoding protein pbn1, with protein sequence MRERVTFVQGPGADFDPTALSIKDSGLQGPNLEASRQDRLTFELDELPQGLAGLLKGYRELHLKWTSPLNYDTVDPFSSRTSPGLHVFCTPSTRAAHDPLVQSSSPACRHTDGTQRAALLTLADARRTGLHADPQSLYFFQQLEDLSALVSDSDKHRLCPKTDSLCQKRLRALSTAATVDLSYGVASGTIKISAFWPLKERAVDVSRLSKQRTEVGIFAKDAPPNIEPHELGVSGLLAVLGEQTEPSPALFSYPSRHRRSDASFSSQFLTPAGLHPTLQLRISSNKPPVPDAECALHAYFTFPKFIFADRYQYEDKLFLASKNLTASRYASLPVDLEAPAYTTNTWGSTVLLELAPPVSDEGSAWTAEMPLHLRYLEPSASGYVPIEVPYPAVFWACDSGTDADFSTNPFDRMQLGYDELFDSQAMFWHLTPRPESGNRIMSPMAVPVLKTAGEDWVGIGTALAVGLGFAWVLWKLVGVYVAGGYRAKPATTSRDKKDK